The Bernardetia litoralis DSM 6794 genome includes a window with the following:
- a CDS encoding copper-binding protein translates to MKKIALVAFAATFMFACQPKSSETTEETVDSTAITAEETPVEEEVVAEETPEEVFYTVRGQIVEIGEADEEGNAMVTLHHEEIPDVMMAMKMDLKTNTEFLGEVAADDKISFEMLKTEEGYMMRNIEKLPAETELTLKK, encoded by the coding sequence ATGAAAAAGATTGCTCTTGTAGCTTTTGCTGCTACTTTTATGTTTGCTTGTCAGCCCAAATCATCAGAAACTACTGAAGAAACAGTAGATTCTACTGCCATTACAGCAGAAGAAACTCCAGTAGAAGAAGAAGTTGTTGCTGAAGAAACTCCAGAAGAAGTTTTTTATACAGTACGTGGTCAGATTGTTGAAATTGGAGAAGCAGATGAAGAAGGAAATGCTATGGTTACACTTCATCATGAAGAAATTCCTGATGTTATGATGGCTATGAAAATGGACTTAAAAACAAATACTGAGTTTTTAGGAGAAGTGGCTGCTGATGACAAAATTTCTTTTGAGATGCTAAAAACAGAAGAAGGTTATATGATGAGAAATATAGAAAAACTTCCAGCAGAAACTGAACTTACACTTAAAAAATAA
- a CDS encoding SDR family oxidoreductase produces the protein MILVTGGTKGIGKAILEKFMQNGHDVITCSRNNEELFALKEELEAKYSTKENPVILYYRQADLSKKEDIVSFGEYAKKIILLNEKQANKENSKTKGFEVMINNTGVFIPGKILEEEEGNFEMQIHTNLFSAYHLTRMLVPVLVERKNGHLFNICSTASITAYPNGGSYCISKFALHGMTKVLREELKEHNVKVTSVLPGATYTSSWEGSGLPEERFMPSSDIAESIFSVYSLSNQTVVEEIVMRPQLGDI, from the coding sequence ATGATACTAGTAACTGGTGGAACAAAAGGAATAGGAAAAGCTATTTTAGAAAAATTTATGCAAAATGGACACGATGTAATTACGTGTTCTAGGAATAATGAAGAACTCTTTGCACTCAAAGAAGAATTAGAAGCAAAATATTCTACCAAAGAAAATCCTGTTATTCTATATTATCGACAAGCCGATTTATCAAAAAAAGAAGATATTGTTTCTTTTGGAGAATATGCTAAAAAAATTATTTTGCTAAATGAAAAACAAGCAAATAAAGAAAATAGCAAAACAAAAGGTTTTGAAGTAATGATAAACAACACAGGTGTTTTTATTCCAGGAAAAATATTAGAGGAAGAAGAAGGTAACTTTGAAATGCAAATACATACGAATCTCTTTAGTGCCTATCACCTTACACGCATGTTAGTTCCTGTTTTGGTAGAGCGAAAAAATGGACACTTATTTAATATTTGTTCGACGGCAAGTATTACAGCTTATCCAAATGGGGGAAGTTATTGTATTTCTAAGTTTGCGCTTCATGGAATGACAAAAGTATTACGTGAAGAACTCAAAGAACATAATGTAAAAGTTACTTCGGTTTTACCAGGAGCAACTTATACTTCAAGTTGGGAAGGTTCTGGTTTGCCAGAAGAACGCTTTATGCCTTCAAGTGATATTGCTGAAAGTATTTTTTCTGTCTATTCACTTTCTAATCAGACCGTTGTAGAGGAAATTGTTATGCGCCCACAACTTGGAGATATTTAA
- a CDS encoding 5'-methylthioadenosine/adenosylhomocysteine nucleosidase, whose protein sequence is MNKFVSAIAFVTLCSLFSIISFVSLAQTASDIEGKVEDSKKNELSARQKQELNNPNRKPFTAVIGAMQVEVDLFKLKVHPKRDTVIMGITFTVGKMRTRDVVVVKSGIGKVNSAMTAALLLEHFNPSEVIFTGIAGGIDSTLLPGDIVVGERAAQHDFGQLTTEGITVWQTFDYDETSNPLYFPCDSLLIAKTHEAGEKARIKFIRTYDAKRKPTVNTGTIVTGDVFVASTQFKNRLEKEFKAKAVEMEGGAVAQICYQQGVPFVVIRSISDTADENAAKLYKKFLKVASFNAAHLVSELIFLLEEEDKKMSKEK, encoded by the coding sequence ATGAATAAGTTTGTATCGGCTATAGCTTTTGTAACTCTGTGTAGTCTTTTTAGTATAATTTCTTTTGTAAGTCTAGCACAAACAGCTTCAGATATTGAAGGAAAAGTAGAAGACAGCAAAAAAAATGAGCTTTCTGCTCGCCAAAAACAAGAACTCAACAATCCAAATCGTAAGCCTTTTACGGCTGTTATTGGGGCGATGCAGGTAGAAGTAGATTTATTTAAGCTCAAAGTTCATCCCAAAAGAGATACTGTTATTATGGGTATTACTTTTACGGTGGGTAAAATGCGTACTCGTGATGTTGTGGTCGTAAAATCTGGAATTGGTAAAGTAAATTCTGCTATGACAGCAGCCCTTTTATTAGAACATTTTAATCCTAGTGAAGTAATTTTTACAGGAATTGCTGGAGGAATTGACTCTACACTTTTACCAGGAGATATTGTAGTGGGAGAGCGTGCAGCACAACATGATTTTGGACAACTGACCACAGAAGGAATTACTGTTTGGCAGACTTTTGATTATGATGAAACTTCAAATCCTTTATATTTTCCTTGTGATTCTTTATTGATTGCCAAGACACATGAAGCAGGAGAAAAAGCAAGAATTAAATTTATCAGAACTTATGATGCCAAACGCAAACCAACTGTAAATACAGGTACAATTGTAACAGGTGATGTTTTTGTAGCTTCTACACAATTCAAAAATCGTTTGGAAAAAGAATTTAAAGCAAAAGCTGTTGAGATGGAAGGTGGCGCAGTTGCTCAAATTTGTTATCAGCAAGGAGTTCCGTTTGTAGTTATCAGAAGTATCAGTGATACAGCCGATGAAAATGCAGCCAAATTATATAAGAAATTTTTGAAAGTAGCTTCTTTTAATGCTGCCCATTTGGTAAGCGAGCTTATTTTTCTTTTAGAGGAAGAAGATAAGAAAATGAGTAAGGAAAAGTAA